Proteins encoded within one genomic window of Geoalkalibacter sp.:
- the cobD gene encoding threonine-phosphate decarboxylase CobD, which yields MRSVEHGGNVLQTARELGLAPEDILDFSASINPLGIADGVREAILASLARLQHYPEIDGDSLREALAVHHRLPPEHFLPGSGSTELIYLLPRVLRPRRALLVAPCFSEYARSLGQIGCAVEFAPLSPADGFAFASEPLLNRLDRDTDLVILANPNNPTGRAVAPEILLELAARLPERTLLLVDEAFVDFCPEYSLLPHLDRTRNLLVLRSLTKFYAIPGLRAGYLAGPPGVIARLAQAREPWTLSTPALCAARACLDEEEFRRRTWELLPQWRTQLMQGLSSLGWEVVPGAANYLLGRLPDGVPGAGELTAKLRTRGILIRDCGNFPGLDERYARVAVRLPEDNRRLLRALRAALPPCS from the coding sequence ATGAGATCCGTTGAACACGGCGGCAACGTCCTGCAAACGGCGCGCGAACTTGGCCTGGCGCCGGAAGACATCCTGGATTTCTCCGCGAGCATCAACCCCCTGGGCATTGCCGACGGAGTCAGGGAGGCCATCCTTGCCTCCCTCGCGCGCCTCCAGCATTATCCCGAAATCGACGGGGACTCCCTGCGCGAGGCCCTGGCCGTCCATCACCGGTTGCCGCCGGAACATTTTTTGCCGGGCAGCGGCTCCACGGAACTCATCTACCTGCTGCCGCGCGTGCTGCGCCCCCGGCGTGCCCTCTTGGTCGCGCCCTGCTTCAGCGAATATGCGCGCAGCCTCGGCCAGATCGGCTGCGCCGTCGAATTCGCGCCCCTGTCCCCGGCCGACGGCTTCGCCTTTGCTTCCGAGCCTCTATTGAATCGCCTCGACCGCGACACGGACCTCGTCATCCTCGCCAATCCCAACAATCCGACGGGCCGCGCCGTCGCCCCCGAGATCCTGCTGGAGCTGGCCGCACGGCTCCCCGAACGGACGCTGCTCCTGGTCGACGAGGCCTTCGTTGATTTTTGTCCCGAATATTCCCTGCTGCCGCACCTGGATCGGACACGCAACCTGTTGGTACTGCGCTCCCTCACCAAGTTCTACGCCATTCCCGGCCTGCGCGCCGGCTATCTGGCCGGTCCGCCCGGCGTCATCGCGCGCCTGGCGCAAGCGCGCGAACCCTGGACACTCTCGACCCCGGCCCTTTGCGCGGCCCGGGCCTGCCTTGATGAGGAAGAGTTTCGCCGCCGGACCTGGGAGCTTCTGCCCCAGTGGCGCACGCAGTTGATGCAGGGGCTGAGCAGCCTGGGATGGGAGGTGGTACCCGGCGCGGCCAACTATCTGCTCGGGCGCCTGCCCGACGGGGTGCCGGGCGCCGGAGAGCTGACCGCGAAACTGCGGACGCGGGGCATTCTGATTCGCGACTGCGGCAATTTCCCCGGGCTGGATGAGCGCTATGCTCGGGTCGCGGTGCGCCTGCCCGAGGACAACCGGCGTCTGCTCCGCGCCCTGCGCGCCGCACTGCCCCCTTGCTCCTGA